In one window of Arachis ipaensis cultivar K30076 chromosome B06, Araip1.1, whole genome shotgun sequence DNA:
- the LOC107646177 gene encoding arachin Ahy-3, whose protein sequence is MAKLLALSLCFCVLVLGASSVTFRQGGEENECQFQRLNAQRPDNRIESEGGYIETWNPNNQEFQCAGVALSRYNYEILNSNFINNKIYFWHLCPLVLKISTFVLIIMNTGSGYFGLIFPGCPSTYEEPAQEGRRYQSQKPSRRFQVGQDDPSQQQQDSHQKVHRFDEGDLIAVPTGVAFWMYNDEDTDVVTVTLSDTSSIHNQLDQFPRRFYLAGNQEQEFLRYQQQQGSRPHYRQISPRVRGDEQENEGSNIFSGFAQEFLQHAFQVDRQTVENLRGENEREEQGAIVTVKGGLRILSPDEEDESSRSPPSRREEFDEDRSRPQQRGKYDENRRGYKNGIEETICSASVKKNLGRSSNPDIYNPQAGSLRSVNELDLPILGWLGLSAQHGTIYRNAMFVPHYTLNAHTIVVALNGRAHVQVVDSNGNRVYDEELQEGHVLVVPQNFAVAAKAQSENYEYLAFKTDSRPSIANLAGENSIIDNLPEEVVANSYRLPREQARQLKNNNPFKFFVPPFDHQSMREVA, encoded by the exons atgGCCAAGCTTCTTGCGCTTTCGCTTTGCTTTTGCGTACTGGTTCTGGGCGCCAGTAGCGTCACCTTCAGGCAGGGGGGGGAGGAGAATGAGTGCCAGTTCCAGCGCCTCAATGCCCAGAGACCCGACAACCGCATTGAGTCTGAAGGCGGTTACATTGAGACTTGGAACCCCAACAACCAGGAGTTCCAGTGCGCCGGCGTCGCCCTCTCTCGTTATAATTATGAgattttgaattcaaattttataaataacaaaatatatttt TGGCACTTATGTCCCCTTGTTTTAAAAATCTCTACTTTTGTGTTGATAATAATGAACACAGGAAGCGGATACTTTGGGTTGATATTCCCTGGTTGTCCTAGTACATATGAAGAGCCTGCACAAGAAGGACGCCGATATCAGTCCCAAAAGCCATCAAGACGTTTTCAAGTAGGGCAGGACGACCCAAGCCAACAGCAACAGGATAGTCACCAGAAGGTGCACCGCTTCGATGAGGGTGATCTCATTGCAGTTCCCACCGGTGTTGCTTTCTGGATGTACAACGACGAAGACACTGATGTTGTTACCGTTACTCTTAGTGACACTAGCAGTATCCACAACCAGCTCGACCAGTTTCCCAGG AGATTCTATCTGGCCGGAAACCAAGAGCAAGAGTTCTTAAGGTACCAGCAGCAGCAAGGTAGTCGTCCACATTATCGACAAATTAGCCCAAGGGTACGAGGTGACGAACAAGAAAACGAAGGTAGCAATATCTTCAGCGGCTTTGCACAGGAGTTCCTTCAACACGCCTTCCAGGTTGATAGACAAACCGTAGAAAATCTAAGAGGAGAGAACGAGCGCGAGGAACAAGGAGCCATTGTTACAGTCAAGGGAGGCCTCAGAATCTTAAGCCCAGATGAAGAAGATGAGAGCTCGAGGTCGCCTCCCAGCAGACGAGAGGAATTCGATGAGGATCGATCTAGGCCACAACAACGTGGTAAATACGATGAGAACCGCAGAGGCTACAAAAATGGTATTGAGGAAACCATCTGCTCTGCCAGTGTTAAGAAGAACCTTGGCAGATCCTCAAACCCTGACATCTACAACCCTCAAGCTGGTAGCCTCAGAAGCGTCAACGAACTCGACCTCCCAATTCTCGGCTGGCTCGGTCTCAGTGCTCAACATGGAACAATCTATAGG AATGCAATGTTTGTGCCTCACTACACCCTCAACGCACACACCATCGTTGTGGCATTGAACGGACGGGCACATGTGCAAGTGGTGGACAGCAACGGTAACAGAGTGTACGACGAGGAGCTTCAAGAGGGTCACGTGCTTGTGGTGCCACAGAACTTCGCCGTCGCAGCAAAGGCCCAGAGCGAGAACTACGAATACTTGGCGTTCAAGACAGACTCAAGGCCCAGCATAGCCAACCTGGCCGGCGAAAACTCCATCATAGATAACTTGCCGGAGGAGGTGGTTGCAAATTCTTACCGCCTCCCAAGGGAGCAGGCAAGGCAACTTAAGAACAACAACCCCTTCAAGTTCTTCGTTCCACCTTTCGATCATCAGTCTATGAGGGAGGTGGCTTAA
- the LOC107646176 gene encoding legumin type B: MGKPVIKPLVVLLLSLILVSECAAIHSQKRRMGQRVKLSLEECGELEKLEAIEPDYYRIEAEGGVTESWNHTNKMLRCAGVALVRRTVKPGGLVLPSYTNAPQLMYYVQGSGIQGMTIFPSCPESFEEPEEAGQEYREQHQKVHEIRGGDIIAIPAGIGYWFYNNGDVPLVVVILLHTNNVANQLGTLPRRFYIAGNTEDEHGEGGREKSISGRNVFSGISLNLLAQVFGVRVETARKIQGPDDKRKNIVMVEGGLDVVRPEPGSRANANGLEETICTLRVREAVGSAARADIYVPHAGRIATLNSIKLPILADLQLSAERGVLYKYGVYVPHWNLNAHSVMYVTGGRGRVQVGDNKGKNVFDNVMEEGQVVVIPQNFVAVMHAGEEGFEWIAFKTGENAMINTLIGESSAIRVLPVDVVANMYQVSREDAQRIKEARDQAILFTLPPLEEETDGMAKA, translated from the exons ATGGGCAAGCCAGTTATTAAGCCTTTGGTGGTGCTCTTACTTTCACTTATCTTGGTGAGCGAGTGCGCGGCGATTCATAGTCAGAAAAGGCGAATGGGGCAGCGAGTGAAGTTAAGTTTGGAAGAATGTGGTGAGCTGGAAAAGCTGGAAGCCATTGAACCGGATTATTACCGCATTGAAGCagaaggtggtgtgacagagtcGTGGAACCACACCAACAAGATGCTCCGCTGCGCCGGCGTCGCACTCGTTCGCCGTACCGTTAAACCCGGTGGCCTCGTCTTGCCATCCTACACTAATGCTCCACAGCTTATGTACTATGTCCAAG GAAGTGGCATTCAGGGGATGACGATATTTCCTTCATGTCCCGAGTCATTTGAAGAACCCGAAGAAGCGGGTCAAGAATACAGAGAGCAGCATCAGAAGGTGCATGAAATCAGAGGAGGCGATATCATAGCCATACCTGCAGGAATAGGTTACTGGTTCTACAACAACGGTGATGTTCCCCTTGTTGTCGTTATCCTCCTTCACACTAATAACGTCGCTAATCAGCTAGGCACACTCCCAAGA AGATTCTACATTGCTGGGAATACGGAAGATGAACATGGAGAGGGCGGAAGAGAGAAAAGCATTAGCGGAAGGAACGTGTTCAGCGGAATCAGCCTGAATTTGTTGGCCCAGGTGTTTGGTGTGAGGGTAGAGACGGCGAGGAAGATACAAGGCCCTGATGATAAGAGAAAGAACATAGTCATGGTGGAGGGAGGTCTTGATGTTGTTAGGCCCGAGCCAGGCTCACGGGCCAACGCTAACGGCCTTGAGGAGACTATATGTACCCTCAGGGTCCGAGAGGCTGTCGGCAGTGCTGCACGTGCAGATATCTATGTGCCGCATGCCGGTCGTATTGCCACTCTTAACAGCATCAAGCTCCCTATCCTCGCTGATCTCCAACTCAGTGCTGAGAGAGGCGTTCTTTACAAG TATGGTGTTTATGTTCCACATTGGAACCTGAACGCCCATAGCGTAATGTACGTGACGGGAGGGCGTGGTCGAGTTCAGGTGGGGGATAACAAAGGGAAGAATGTTTTCGACAACGTGATGGAAGAGGGTCAAGTTGTAGTCATCCCCCAGAACTTTGTGGCGGTGATGCATGCTGGGGAAGAAGGGTTCGAGTGGATAGCATTCAAAACAGGTGAGAACGCCATGATCAACACCTTGATCGGAGAATCATCGGCCATCAGGGTGCTGCCAGTCGACGTGGTTGCAAACATGTATCAAGTGAGCAGAGAAGACGCTCAGAGGATCAAAGAGGCAAGAGATCAGGCAATCTTGTTTACCTTGCCTCCTCTTGAGGAGGAGACAGATGGAATGGCTAAGGCTTAG